From Bombyx mori chromosome 10, ASM3026992v2, a single genomic window includes:
- the LOC101741291 gene encoding uncharacterized protein LOC101741291 isoform X2: MMYVMKRIVDHDDKIELPKCMYHIKNPIDLTEEDEICLKINEKGPNNKMTELETRQDELLNKLEILYERIKTISSQCKLDNMSANIQSSNASKVESVITPEEVVLVLSPDSLPWYLNIILKKSNLPIHTTCHVHSSVPSEKLAKIKAFTQKLKTSENPKVNLRLIFKAAADSELKLSALSTPILGNVNILRYLSLAYPTIIPYDHNDHIVDNLLDICHVLERTSEKNKEAVVNRLFAHYKTWIYGDKFSVVDLAAYNLIKQWRNTPKFVSKVWFDKCEKLCS, from the exons ATGATGTATGTTATGAAGAGGATCGTTGACCACGATGATAAAATAGAGTTGCCGAAATGTATGTACCACATTAAAAATCCGATCGATCTTACAGAAGAAGATGAAATTTGTTTGAAAATCAATGAAAAG GGTCCTAATAATAAGATGACTGAACTGGAGACAAGGCAAGATGAACTCTTGAACAAGCTAGAAATACTATACGAGCGGATAAAGACAATTAGCTCTCAATGTAAGCTTGACAATATGAGTGCTAATATTCAGTCCTCAAATGCCTCAAAAGTCGAATCT GTAATTACACCAGAGGAAGTTGTCTTGGTGCTGAGTCCTGATTCATTGCCTTGGTATTTGAATATCATTTTGAAAAAATCCAATTTACCAATACATACAACTTGTCATGTCCATTCATCAGTGCCAAGTGAGAAATTAGCAAAAATAAAGGCTTTTACTCAAAAACTTAAAACTTCTGAAAACCCTAAAGTAAACCTAAGGCTTATTTTTAAAG CTGCAGCAGATTCAGAACTGAAATTGTCAGCATTATCAACACCAATCTTAGGAAATGTCAACATCCTAAGATATCTGTCATTAGCCTACCCTACCATAATTCCTTATGACCATAATGATCACATAGTTGATAATCTATTAGACATTTGCCACGTTTTGGAGAGGACAtcagaaaaaaataaagaagcagTTGTAAATAGGCTTTTCGCTCACTATAAAACTTGGATTTATGGTGACAAATTTTCTGTGGTAGACTTGGCAGCATACAACTTAATTAAGCAGTGGAGAAATACACCTAAGTTTGTCTCTAAAGTGTGGTTTGATAAATGTGAAAAATTATGTTCTTAA
- the LOC101741291 gene encoding uncharacterized protein LOC101741291 isoform X1: MMYVMKRIVDHDDKIELPKCMYHIKNPIDLTEEDEICLKINEKVLKFIKGPNNKMTELETRQDELLNKLEILYERIKTISSQCKLDNMSANIQSSNASKVESVITPEEVVLVLSPDSLPWYLNIILKKSNLPIHTTCHVHSSVPSEKLAKIKAFTQKLKTSENPKVNLRLIFKAAADSELKLSALSTPILGNVNILRYLSLAYPTIIPYDHNDHIVDNLLDICHVLERTSEKNKEAVVNRLFAHYKTWIYGDKFSVVDLAAYNLIKQWRNTPKFVSKVWFDKCEKLCS, encoded by the exons ATGATGTATGTTATGAAGAGGATCGTTGACCACGATGATAAAATAGAGTTGCCGAAATGTATGTACCACATTAAAAATCCGATCGATCTTACAGAAGAAGATGAAATTTGTTTGAAAATCAATGAAAAGGTTCTCAAATTTATTAAG GGTCCTAATAATAAGATGACTGAACTGGAGACAAGGCAAGATGAACTCTTGAACAAGCTAGAAATACTATACGAGCGGATAAAGACAATTAGCTCTCAATGTAAGCTTGACAATATGAGTGCTAATATTCAGTCCTCAAATGCCTCAAAAGTCGAATCT GTAATTACACCAGAGGAAGTTGTCTTGGTGCTGAGTCCTGATTCATTGCCTTGGTATTTGAATATCATTTTGAAAAAATCCAATTTACCAATACATACAACTTGTCATGTCCATTCATCAGTGCCAAGTGAGAAATTAGCAAAAATAAAGGCTTTTACTCAAAAACTTAAAACTTCTGAAAACCCTAAAGTAAACCTAAGGCTTATTTTTAAAG CTGCAGCAGATTCAGAACTGAAATTGTCAGCATTATCAACACCAATCTTAGGAAATGTCAACATCCTAAGATATCTGTCATTAGCCTACCCTACCATAATTCCTTATGACCATAATGATCACATAGTTGATAATCTATTAGACATTTGCCACGTTTTGGAGAGGACAtcagaaaaaaataaagaagcagTTGTAAATAGGCTTTTCGCTCACTATAAAACTTGGATTTATGGTGACAAATTTTCTGTGGTAGACTTGGCAGCATACAACTTAATTAAGCAGTGGAGAAATACACCTAAGTTTGTCTCTAAAGTGTGGTTTGATAAATGTGAAAAATTATGTTCTTAA
- the LOC101741291 gene encoding uncharacterized protein LOC101741291 isoform X3 produces the protein MTELETRQDELLNKLEILYERIKTISSQCKLDNMSANIQSSNASKVESVITPEEVVLVLSPDSLPWYLNIILKKSNLPIHTTCHVHSSVPSEKLAKIKAFTQKLKTSENPKVNLRLIFKAAADSELKLSALSTPILGNVNILRYLSLAYPTIIPYDHNDHIVDNLLDICHVLERTSEKNKEAVVNRLFAHYKTWIYGDKFSVVDLAAYNLIKQWRNTPKFVSKVWFDKCEKLCS, from the exons ATGACTGAACTGGAGACAAGGCAAGATGAACTCTTGAACAAGCTAGAAATACTATACGAGCGGATAAAGACAATTAGCTCTCAATGTAAGCTTGACAATATGAGTGCTAATATTCAGTCCTCAAATGCCTCAAAAGTCGAATCT GTAATTACACCAGAGGAAGTTGTCTTGGTGCTGAGTCCTGATTCATTGCCTTGGTATTTGAATATCATTTTGAAAAAATCCAATTTACCAATACATACAACTTGTCATGTCCATTCATCAGTGCCAAGTGAGAAATTAGCAAAAATAAAGGCTTTTACTCAAAAACTTAAAACTTCTGAAAACCCTAAAGTAAACCTAAGGCTTATTTTTAAAG CTGCAGCAGATTCAGAACTGAAATTGTCAGCATTATCAACACCAATCTTAGGAAATGTCAACATCCTAAGATATCTGTCATTAGCCTACCCTACCATAATTCCTTATGACCATAATGATCACATAGTTGATAATCTATTAGACATTTGCCACGTTTTGGAGAGGACAtcagaaaaaaataaagaagcagTTGTAAATAGGCTTTTCGCTCACTATAAAACTTGGATTTATGGTGACAAATTTTCTGTGGTAGACTTGGCAGCATACAACTTAATTAAGCAGTGGAGAAATACACCTAAGTTTGTCTCTAAAGTGTGGTTTGATAAATGTGAAAAATTATGTTCTTAA